The following DNA comes from Salegentibacter mishustinae.
GTTTACATGGCATTGCACCGCATAGAGTTTACCTGATTTCACTACAGCATTACCTGTACATCCTTTCTGTTGCACTAGTCCTTATTTTATCTTGATTGCTCAAAATAAAATAGGTGGGCGTTACCCACTATGCCGCTCTTTGGTGTCCGGAATTTCCTCCATCGATTAAATCGGTGGCGATAAGGCGGCCTGCTTGATGCAAATGTAGTTTTTTAGTAAATAACCCAATTAAAAAATGTTGATTTCTTCCTGCTAATTGTTCAAAATTAAAAGCGTTTGCCTTAGAACTTATGGAGGCTATTTTTATATTTGTAGCTCAATAAATTTCAATGGAACATTTTATAGTATCTGCTCGTAAGTACCGCCCGCAAACTTTTAAAGATGTGGTTGGGCAACAAGCCATTACCAATACCTTAAAAAATGCCATTGAACACGATCACCTGGCGCAGGCACTGCTTTTTACAGGACCTCGTGGAGTGGGAAAAACCACTTGTGCCCGTATCCTGGCCAAGATGATTAACCACGACGGCACTCAAAGCCCTGATGAGGATTTTGCATTTAATATTTTTGAACTCGATGCCGCTTCGAATAACTCGGTAGACGATATCAGGAATTTAATAGACCAGGTTAGGATTCCTCCGCAAGTTGGTAAGTATAAAGTATATATTATAGATGAGGTGCATATGCTCTCTCAATCGGCATTTAATGCTTTTTTAAAGACTTTAGAAGAGCCACCACAGCACGCTATTTTTATCTTAGCAACCACTGAAAAGCATAAGATAATACCCACAATACTTTCACGCTGCCAGATCTTCGATTTTAAAAGAATTACGGTAAGTGATGCAAAAAACTACCTGGGATATATCGCACAGCAAGAAGGTGTAAATGCTGAAGAAGACGCTTTGAACGTTATTGCCCAAAAAGCCGATGGCGCTATGCGTGATGCGCTTTCAATTTATGACAGGGTAGTAAGTTTTAGCGGAAAGGAACTTACGAGACAGGCAGTAACAGAAAATCTTAATGTACTGGATTATGATACTTACATTAAGGTAACCGATCTTATTTTATCGAATAACATCCCGCAACTTTTATTAAGTTATAACGATATTCTTTCCAGCGGATTTGACGGCCACCATTTTATAAGTGGTTTAGCTTCACATTTTAGAGATCTTTTGGTTTGTAAAGACCAAAAAACCATTGAACTGTTAGAAGTTGGCGAACAAACCAAAGCCCGTTATTTTGAGCAAGCTTCTAAAACCAACCACCAATTTTTAATTAAAGCGATAGAGCTGGCGAATGAATGTGACTTAAAGTATAAGACCAGTCAAAATCAGCGTTTGCTGGTTGAACTTACGCTAATGCAGCTTGCCTCTATCACTTTTGATGGAGAAAAAAAAAAGTTTGAACAGTCAATAATTCCCGCTTCGGTTTTTGAAAAGCAGCCTGCACCACCTTCCAAGGAAGAAAAAAGCCTAGTTCGCGAAAATGAACACGGTGAAACTTCATCTGAAGCTCCAAAAGAAAGTCAGTTACCTTCAGGAGAAAACAAAACTCCAGATAGCCATTGTGCCGATGATAAAAAAGATAATTATCATTCAGAAGAAACCATGGTTCCTGAATCTACTGAAGCAAAAGAAGAACCAGCACCAGATCTTCCGCCTGCTCCAGAACCAAAACCGGTAACAGATTCAGGCATTAAAAAAGAAAAAGTTTCGGGACTTTCGTTAAAAAGTATACAGAAAAAACGCGAAATAGAAGCCCGCCAGCAAGAAGCTGCTCCTTCAAAAGATGTCGTGTTAAATGGTGAATTTAGCGAGACCCAATTACAGGCAACCTGGAATGATTACGTTAAGCGATTGAAAAAGCAGGGAGCTAAAATTCTAGCCTCCATTCTTGAAACAGATCTACCTAAACTTCAGGAGAAAAATCGTATTGTTATAGAATTGCCTAATGAAACGATGAAGATTAACCTGGAGCGTGAGCAAAATAAATTGATGTCTTACCTGAAACAGAAACTTCAGAATACAGAGATCAGGTTGGTTATTAATGTAAATGAGCAGTCGGCAAAGAAATATGCTTTCACTCCTATTGAAAAATATAATAAATTGAAGGAGAAAAATCCTTTGATAGAAAAACTACGAAGTACATTCGATTTAGACGTATAAATATGTTAGGATTAAAACTTCCAACGGACCCTCGTTGGGCAAATATAGCCGAAAAAAATATTGAAGAAATTCTTATAGATCACGCTTATTGCGAACAAAAAGCGGCTTCTACAGCAATTTCACTTATTGTTTCCTTCCCAGAATACCCGGAATTGATAGATGAAATGATCGCCCTATCCCGAGAGGAAATGGGACATTTTAAAATGGTGCACGAACAGCTATTGAAACGTGGCTACGTTTTAGGTAGAGATAGAAAAGATGAATATGTTAACCAATTAATTCGGTTTTTCCCAAAAGGTGGAAGCAGAACAACACAATTAGTTCATAGGCTCCTAATTGCAGGATTAATTGAAGCCAGAAGCTGTGAGCGTTTCAGATTGCTTTCAGAACAATTAAAAGACAAAGAACTCGCTGAATTTTACCATAAATTAATGGTGAGTGAAGCCAATCATTACACCATGTTCCTAAAGTTTGCCAGAAAGTATGGCGAGCGAGAGGAAGTAGATAGGAAATGGCAGGATCTACTGGATTTTGAAGCTGAAATTATGAAAGATCTCGGTAATGATAAAACCATTCACGGCTAATAGAACAAATTAAAAAACCCGGATAAATAAGTTTTATCCGGGTTTTTCTTTTAAGACATTTAGTTGTTATTATCGTTGTAAAGAGATTTTATAATCCCATCGGCCAGTCCTATTTTTGGTACAAAAATGTTATCGGCTCTGGCCCATTTCATAGAACTTAAATAAATCTTTGATGCAGGAATGATAACATCTGCACGGTCACTTTTTAGTTTTAGATCCATAACTCGTTCCTCGTAACTCAAAGAATTCAGCAAATCATTATATTTCTTAATATAAGCCAGGCTTAAAGGTTTACCTTCTTTCTTACCACTCGTTTTAAAGATGTTATTAATATTTCCACCAGAACCAATTAAATCTATCTTTTTATACGGCTTTGTGGTTTCTCTCACCCATTTCTCCATCTCTTCCCAGGCACCATCATCTATCAGGTCATTTAGTAAACGTACCGTTCCAACTTTAAAAGACCTGGAGGCCACGGTTTTTCCGCTGCTATAAAGCGTATATTCAGTACTACCTCCACCTACATCTACATACAGGTAATTACAGTCGTTCTTAATAAGTTCGTGTAGATCGGTAGCCGCAATAATGGCAGCTTCATGATTACCATCTATAATTTCAATTTCTACCCCGGTTTTTGCTTTTATTTTTTCCACCACTTCGGCACCGTTTTTTGCTTCCCGCATAGCGGAAGTAGCACAGGCTTTATATTTTTCGATGCCGTGAGATTTCATTAAAAGATTAAAAGCCTGCATAGTATCTACCATGCGCTCAATATTTTTTTCTGAAATCATACTCTTTTCAAAAACATCTTCTCCAAGCCTAATTGGAACCCTTACCAGGGAGGTTTTTCTAAAATCGGTATCTTCTCTACCCTTCTGTTCTGTAATTGTAGAAACTAAAAGTCTAACGGCGTTGGAGCCTATATCTATTGCTGCGTAGTTTTTTTGTGTAATCACTGGTTATAATTTTCTATTTTACTTGTTAATCGAGATTAAATGCTCCAGGGCTAATCTCGACATCAAATGATGTTTTTCAATATTAATGCTTCGAGAGCCTGCCCCGAAGTAGTTTAATTAACAAATAAGATTCCAATACTTAAGTGTATAAACTTAAAATACTATCTTTTAATTTATTTTTTTGCGGGTTCGGTTTCGGGTAATTTTTTTAAATAATAGTCGTATAGTTCAAACTGAGAACGATGCTTATTAATACTGCTATTTCTATAGGCATTATCTTGTTTTGAAGTAATCATTCTGGCTTTTACATTATCGTGCCAGCTAATATCAAAAGTTTCAATAATTTCCTTTTTAATATCTTCATCATAAATTGGACAGGAAATTTCTACCCGAAGGTCAAGATTTCTGGTCATCCAATCTGCTGAAGAAATATAGACTTTAGAATTTCCTGCATTTTTGAATATAAAAACACGCGGATGTTCCAGGAATTTATCTACAATACTTATTACTTCAATATTTTCGCTTAATCCTTCTACCCCCGGAATTAAACAACAAACCCCGCGTACAATAAGCTTTATTTTTACGCCTGCCTGGCTTGCCTGGTATAGCTTATCTATCATCGGATAGTCAGAAAGGCTATTCAATTTTAAAGCGATGCCAGAGGGCCTCCCTTCCCTGGAATTTTCAATTTCCTTTTGAATTAAACTCACAAAAGCATTACGGCTATAATGCGGAGAAACTATTAAATGCTTGTATTTATTGACTTTGTAATTTATTTCGAAGAAGTCGAAAACTTTATTGACTTCTTTCAAAATTTCGGGATGAGCGGTGAATAAGGTATAATCGGTATAAATGCGCGAAGTAGATTCGTTAAAGTTACCGGTACTAATAAAGCCATATCGCTTTGTTTTACCTTCTTCTTCTCGCTCTATCACGCAGGCTTTACAATGTACCTTTAAACCCGGTACTCCAAAAATTAGTTGAACTCCTTCTGCCTGCATTTGTTCGGCATAGCGAATATTGGCAACTTCATCAAAACGTGCTCTTAGTTCTATTTGCACAATTACCTTTTTGCCATTTTTTACAGCATTAATCAAAGAGCTGGCAATGTGAGATATTTTTGCCAGTCTATAAATGGTGATTTTTATAGTTTTCACCTTGGGATCTAATGCGGCTTCCCTTAAAAACTTAACCGTATAGGCGAAGCTTTGATATGGTGCATATAGAAGAAAATCTTTTTTGGCAATACTTCCAAACAAACTGGTTTGCAATATAAGTCCCGGAATTGGTAAAGGCTCTATAGGTTTATAAAGCAAATCTTCTCGTCCAAGACTGGGGAAATTCATATAATCACGTCGGTTATGGTAACGTCCGCCGGGAATAATACTGTCGGTAGATTCTATGCCCATCTTATTCATAAGATAAGATAAAGTATCATCGGCAATATTCATATCGTAGACGAACCTTACAGGTTCCCCCTTTATACGATCCTTAACACTGCTGGAGATTTTTTCAATAAAACTCTTACTCAAGTCACTATCTATATCCAGTTCGGCGTCCCTGGTAATCTTAATCATATGGGCCGAAATACTTTCATATTCAAAAATATTGAAAATAGTCCCAAGGTTATAACGAATTAGATCATCCAACAGAATGATATACTGGTTGCCATTTTCTGCAGGTAAAACCACAAAACGTTCAATACTACGAGGAATCTCTATAAGAACATATTTTTGCTCCTTCTCGGTCTTGTCTAATACCTTCGAAATACCTTTTTGTGGTTTTTCTTCTTTCATTACCATTTTTACAGCGAGATAAGCGGCACTATCTTTAAGGCTTGGAATTTCCTGGAGATCATTAAGAATAATGGTAACCAGGGCCGGACTTACTTTCGACAAGAAAAAATCTTTTATGAACTTCTGTTGAGAATCAGAAACTTGTTTCTCATTAATAATATGAATATTATGATCTTTTAATTGATGCTGAATATCATGCAAAACCTGTAAACTTTTTGCCTGGTGTTCTATAACTATTTGAGTGATCTCTTCCAGAAGTTTACTGGCTTTAATACCTCCCAAAACACTTTTCCCAGCTTTACCGGCGAGGTCAATACGCTTTACGGTTGCATATCTAACTTTAAAAAATTCATCTAAATTATTAGAAAATATTCCTAGAAACCTAAGACGTTCAATAAGAGGAACAGTCTCATCTTCGGCTTCCTGCAACACACGTGCATTAAATTGTAACCAACTGAGCTCTCTGTTTAAGTATTTCTTTTGCGGCATAAATTAGCGTAGGTTTTTAGGGAATAACTGTAATAAGGTTTTACCGGTTTTGAGGTCTCTCCAGGAATCGCAATCAAAATCTATTACACAGAGACCTGTGGTAGGCAAATTATCAAGAGGTTTATCACCCAGGCGATTAACCATACCCGTCATGGCGGGATTATGGCCAAAAACCATTAATTTTTCTATTTCATTAGGACAGGATTTTATTACAGATAATAATTGATTTTCGTCAAAAGTATACAAGTCTTTCTTTACAGTAAATCTATCCTCCGGAATTTGCAATTCCTCTTTAAAAAGTTTTGCTGTAGTGTGAGCTCTAACCGCAGGACTGCTCCATAATGTCAAATTTCCACTCACAAATTCCTTAAAGGTTTTCAGGACTACAGCCGCATCATTATAAGCCCGTTTTTTAAGCGGTCTTTTTTCATCGGGTAAATTATTCTCCCAGGAAGATTTTCCGTGTCTAACAAGAATTAGTTGTTTCATAATTTAAAATTTAAGGTGACAATCGGTTTCTTTCCCAGGTATCTTTTTCTATAAACTCATAGATAATCCTATCATGTAAACGATTATTTCTACCCTGCCAAAATTCAAAACTTCGTGGTGTTACCAGGTAACCGCCCCAATATTGCGGCTTTTCTACCTCCCTATTTTTATATCTTTCTTCTACCTCTTTTAATTGCAATTCCAGTTCTTCCCGGGATCCTAAAATATTACTTTGATTAGATGCCCAGGCGCCTAATTGACTGCCACGCGGTCTTGAAGCGAAATAGGCAGCAGATTCTTCTTCTGAAATTTTCATGGCAATACCTTTTATAATTACCTGCCGCTCTAATGCCGGCCAGAAAAATGAAAGACAAACTCTAGGGTTTTCTTCTATTTCTTTTCCTTTTTCTGAATTATAATTGGTGTAGAAACTAAAACCATTAACTCCAAAGGATTTTAATAATACAATACGATTTTTTGGGAATCCTTCAATGCCACAAGTGGCAAGACTCATTGCATTAACTTCTGCTATTTTAGGATGTGCCTCAGCTTCCTCAAACCATGCGGTAAATAAAGGTAAGGGAACGGAAGGAATATTTTCTTCTAAAAGCTCGCTTTTGCCGTAGCTCTGCCGATAATTTTCAAGACTTTTTTGCATTGTATTTTGCTTTGCTGCAATTTACAAGTTTTAGGCTGAAGACGGAAAGTTTTTGAGATGAGAATAGTCAGTTTAAAGATGAATAACGCAGCTTTAAAAAACTGACCTATGGATGAAATACATAATCATTCTATTATTTACATAATCTATCGATAAAATACATTGTCGATATTGAATTTATTGCATTTAATCCAATTATAAAGCAATATGACTAAAAGTTTTGATAATAATGCAATTAAAGGAACTCACTAATTAAATTTGTTTAAACCAATTATTAACAGCTTTCTCCCTACTTGAGCTAAAAACATTGAAGAATGATTTCTTACATTCCCTCTTTAGGTTCAAAAAAAAGTGCTTTCAAATATTTTATTATAGCTCTTCTCGCTATAAGTTTAGGAAGTTGTACTGCAGGCCTAACTAATCCTGATAGCTACCAGAGAAACCACGATGTCTATGCCGTAGACTTTAATCCACATAATTTAACTGAACTTGAGATCTTTAAAATGGATGAAGGTGACTGGGTTAAATATGAAACAGTAAAAAACGGACAAAGTGATCGTTATTCTATAGAAGTAAAAGACGGTTTTTTAACCGTTACTTCTCATAAAAATAAAATGGATGTGCCTACCTACCAAACCTGGTTAGATTATGCAAGGCAGGAATTAGGATATACTGTGCACGATGAATATGATATTTTTACTACCATAGAAGAAGGTTATATTTATGAAATTGACCTGGAAAAACATCCACTAATAGAAGAAAATGAACATAGAATTTTGATGTACGAACAAAAATAAATACTCCAACTTTTTAAGATTACCACCACCTTTTTACAGGGTGGTTTTTTTATTTCTGGACTTAAGGGTTTGGATTATTTGGCAGAGATTGTCTGAATACTTAATAATAATTTTCAAAAATTCAAACCCCTGATTTCCCGTAATTTTTGTCAAATAATTGCATTTTAACGAAAAAATATTGAATTATATCTAAAATAAAAGGCATTCAAGGTATTTCATAGATTTTCACAGTAATTTTATCTCAAGATTAACATTTATAAATAGGTCACCCCCAACTTTCCTATTGAACTTCCCCCAAAGGTTTTCCAAATGTAAATCTCCCCACAAGTAATTGTTTTAGTAAAACAATCTAGAATTGATCCCTTCCCTATGGATCAATAATTTTTGAACAGTGAACATTAAAATCAAACTTTCCAGAAAAAACTGGGAATTAAATTTATAATTATGAGAAGGCCATCTAATTTTCTAATAATCATAGCATTTATACTGGGTAATATTCTTGTTGTCAATGCCCAACAAAACTATACGATTACAGATTTCAACAAATTAATCGAGAATAATTCTACTCAAACCCGAAGTCAACAAAATTTCGATTCCGAAGAAATTGAGAAGCTACAAAATCTAGTATTTGAATTAAACCCGATGTTGATTTTTAAAGGAAATGAGCATAAAAAAATGGGAGAAGGCGATGCTCAACTTGTTATTATAGAGTCTTCTAATTTATCCCAATTGCACTCAATTAGTAATGAGATGCAAAGCGTAGTATTGATTTTAATTAAGCACTCCTCTATTAATAATCCTTCTATGCTAGACCTTAATTCTATTAAAAGCTCTTCCCTAAAGTATGTTTTAATAGAATGCGATTTTGAATGTAGTGCGGCTAACCTTCAAAATATATTAAAGAACACTTCTAACGTAAAAGTGCTTTACAGGATCACTTCAGAGCAATAAAATTACATTATCTACAAATTCAGGATTATGGAAAAAAACTACTTAAAAGCTAATTTTATCAATTTAAAATTTAGCATTGCTATTTTTTCGCTCTTTTTTATATCTCTAGGTACAAACGCCCAGGTTGTTAAGGAATTCCAACAGCGAACTTCTACCTATTCCAGTTCCAAAAAGATCTATAATATAAAGGGAGATTTTACTATGATTGGTAATACTAATCTTAGTCTTTGGTCCTATGGAAACAATACCAATAATAGTAATAACTATATGATTTTTGTAGATGAAGATAATGATGATTCTACCGATAATTCCTCGGCTGCAGTTCTTGAGTTTTCGAATGAAAATGGCGCAGACCCAAATTGTTCAAATATAGTTTTTGCAGGACTTTACTGGTCTGGACGTACCGATAATTCCAGTACTACAAACGATAAAAGAAAAATTAAAGTAAAGGGTCCAAATAGTAATGGGTATCAGACTTTTACCGCTAACCAAAATGATATTCTTTACCCCGGGCCATCTAATATGTATGCAGCTTATGCTGAAGTAACTGATCTGGTTAGAAGTAACGGCACCGGGGAATACTGGGTGGCAGACATGGCATTAACCCAGGGAAATGGCGGCGCAACAGGTTATTACGGCGGCTGGGGTATGATTGTAATTTACGAAAACTCCCAAATGAACTGGCGTGATGTAACCATTTTTGATGGTTATGCCCACGTAGAAGGGAATACGGTAGCTAATTACCAGCTTCCGGTTTCAGGATTTAATACAGCACAATCTGGCCCCGTTAATATGAAAATGGGGATTATGGCCGGGGAAGGAGATGTTGGAATTGCAGGAGACTATTTTCAAATTAAAAAGAATAATAATAATTCCTGGTTGAGTCTTTCACACGACCAAAACAGTACCAACAATTTTTTCAATTCTTCTATTGAAAATAATGGGACTAACAGGACTCCAAATTTATCAAACAATACTGGTATAGATATTAGTATGTTCAACATTCCCAATCAGGGAAATTCAGTTATAGCTAACAATCAAACCAGCACTACTTTTAGATATGGATCTACGCAAGACACCTATTCTATTTTTTCTATTGCAATGTCTGTGGATGCGTATATTCCCGAAATTGAAGGCATAACCTCTTTAACCGAAATAAACAGTAATACTGCCGGAAATCCTCCATACAGCGTAGAACCGGGAGAGGAAATTAGCTATAAAATAGAGTTAAAGAATAAAGGGACAGAGAATATAGAAGATGTTAAAGTTGTAGTCCCGGTTCCTTACAACGTAGATTACGTAAATAACAGTTTAAATACTAATTTTTATTTTTCACCAATACCTTCTACAAACAATGTGTACTTTGATCCTACTTTGGGAGCTACTGGTTCCATTGTTTGGGAAATTAGTGAATTACCACTGGCAACAAATACAAACGATGTATTAGCTGACTTAAGCGTAAGTTTTAAGGTTACCGAAAATTGTACTATTCTTTCCAATGCCTGCCCTGGTTATGATGTTATTACATTTAACGGCAACATAAGTGGCCGGGGAGCAATAACCGGAACAACTTTTGAAAATAAAGATCTAATACGAGGTTATGAAACCGAAGGTGCCTGCCTTGGGGAACCTATTACTTCCCCGTTTGAAATATCAGTAGATGCTTCAAGTTTCCGAGCAGAAAACTGTGGAAATTCAGATGAAGCACGAAGATTTATTTACTGTAACCGCGAAGAACCAATTAAGATTTCAGAAATAAATTCTGGATTCCCGAGCGGAACAAGGTTTTACAATGAATCGCCTGTAGATATAAATAGCGAAGAATACACAATAAATAACCCTATTCCTAACACCACTGGCTCTACAGAATACTATGCGATAATACCAGGTGCCGAAGATTGTGCTATTCCATTTACTGTAGAAATCACCAGCATTTCTACGGTTCCTGATACTGAAAATATCACTTATTGCTTAAACGAAGAAGCTAATCCACTTGATGCAACGGCAAGCAATACTAATTACGATCTATATTATTACACTAGCGAGACCGATACAACGCCGGAAATGCAAATTATTCCTTCAACTTCTCAAGCTGGAGAATTTACCTATTATGTTGCCGAAGGAGAATCGGCCAGTTGTATAAGTCCAAATAAAGCCGAAATTAAAGTAAAAGTTTTAGGAATACCTGAGGTTGCAGCTCCGCAAAATTTGAATCCTGATGCCTGCGGAACTGAGCTTATTGATAAAACAATACCAGAAATATCTTCAGAATTTACTTTAATTAGTAGCCAATTATTTGAAGAATTAGGAGGCTCAATTCCAGGTGATGCTGATATTGATGCAATTGAATATCGTGACGAAGTAGTTCAATCTAATCCTATTATATATAATCGAGTTTTTAAAATCTCTTACGAATGTGGCAGCTTTGAACTTACTCAGCAAATCACTTTAAACGATTTAAGAGATTCACTAAATCCTGAATTTACAATCACTCAACCAACCTGTGAAAATGTAGCAGGGAAAATAGAAGTAATTTCTAATAATGCTAGCTCTTATAGTCTTGATGGAGAAAACTTTCAGTCATCCAATATATTTACCGGTCTGGTTCCTGGGAATTATGTTGTTTACGTTCAAAATGAAACAGGCTGTGTATCTGGTGCTTCGGAACAAATTGAGATCGTACAAAACTTAGGAAATCCTGGAACTCCATTGGCAAAAGTATCGCAACAACCTTCTTGTGATGATACCACCGCAACTATTTCAGTAACTACTGAAGCAGGAATTTCCTATACCCTTTTAGACGAAAATCAAGACCCATTAACGAATAGTATTTCAAACGGGACTTTCAGTGGATTATCTGCAGGAAAGTATTTTATTCAGGCCAGCAACGGAGATTGTGAAGCGATTTCTGAAGTTTTAGAGATCGAAGAAAACTTGGGAACTCCTGGAGCTTTAGTGGCAGAAGTATCGCAACAACCGACTTGCGAAGATACCACCGGAACTATTTCAGTAACTACTGAAGCCGGAATTTCCTATACCCTTTTAGATGAAAATCAAGACCTATTAACGAATAGTATTTCAAACGGAACTTTCAGTGGACTATCTGCCGGAAAGTATTTTGTTCAGGCCAGTAATGGAGATTGTGAGGCTGTTTCTGAAGTTTTAGAGATCGAAGAAAACTTAGGAATTCCTGGAGCTCCATTAGCAGAAGTATCGGAACAACCAACTTGTGAAGATACCACCGGAACTATTTCAGTAACTACTGAAGCCGGAATTTCCTATACCCTTTTAGATGAAAATCAAGATCCATTAACTAATAGTATTGCTAACGAAACTTTCGCAGGTCTTCCTGCAGGAACTTATTTCGTAAAAGCTAGTAATGGAGATTGTGAAGTTGTTTCTGAAGTTTTAGAGATCGAAGAAAACTTAGGAACTCCTGGAGCTCCAGTGGCAGAAGTGTCGCAACAACCAACTTGCGAAGATACTACCGGAACTATTTCAGTAACTACTGAAGCAGGAATTTCCTATACTCTCTTAGACGAAAATCAAGATCCATTAACGAATAGTATTGCTAACGGAACTTTCAGCGGACTATCTGCAGGAAAGTATTTTGTTCACGCAAGCAATGGAGATTGTGAAGCAATTTCTGAAGTCTTAGAGATAGAAGAAAACTTAGGAACTCCTGAAGCACCAGTAGTAGAAGTGTCGCAACAACCGACTTGTGAAGATACTACCGGAACTATTTCAGTAACTACTGAAGCAGGAATTTCCTATACTCTTTTAGACGAAAATCGAGATCCATTAACGAATAGTATTGCTAACGGAACTTTCAGCGGACTATCTGCAGGAAAGTATTTTGTTCAGGCCACTAATGGAGATTGTGAAGCTGTTTCTGAAGTTTTAGAGATCGAAGAAAACTTAGGAACTCCTGGAGCTCCAGTGGCAGAAGTATCGCAACAACCAAGTTGTGAAGATACAACCGGAACTATTTCAGTAACTACTGAAGCAGGAATTTCCTATACCCTTTTAGATGAAAATCAAAATCCCTTAGCTAATGTTATTGCTAACGGAAATTTTAGCGGACTATCGGCCGGGACTTATTTTGTGAAAGCTAGTAACGGAGATTGTGAAGCTATTTCTGAAGCATTAGAAATATTAAAAAACGAAGGAAGTCCGAACCAACCGCAAGCAAACGTTTCTCAACAACCTTCTTGTGATTATACTACCGGAACTATTTCAGTAACTACTAAAGCAGGAATTTCCTATACTCTTTTAGATGAAAATCAAGAACCATTAACGAATAGTATTGCTAACAATACTTTCAGCGATCTATATGCAGGAAAGTATTTTGTAGAGGCCAGCAATGGAGATTGTGAAGCTGTTTCTGAAGCATTAGTCATCACAA
Coding sequences within:
- a CDS encoding DNA polymerase III subunit gamma/tau, giving the protein MEHFIVSARKYRPQTFKDVVGQQAITNTLKNAIEHDHLAQALLFTGPRGVGKTTCARILAKMINHDGTQSPDEDFAFNIFELDAASNNSVDDIRNLIDQVRIPPQVGKYKVYIIDEVHMLSQSAFNAFLKTLEEPPQHAIFILATTEKHKIIPTILSRCQIFDFKRITVSDAKNYLGYIAQQEGVNAEEDALNVIAQKADGAMRDALSIYDRVVSFSGKELTRQAVTENLNVLDYDTYIKVTDLILSNNIPQLLLSYNDILSSGFDGHHFISGLASHFRDLLVCKDQKTIELLEVGEQTKARYFEQASKTNHQFLIKAIELANECDLKYKTSQNQRLLVELTLMQLASITFDGEKKKFEQSIIPASVFEKQPAPPSKEEKSLVRENEHGETSSEAPKESQLPSGENKTPDSHCADDKKDNYHSEETMVPESTEAKEEPAPDLPPAPEPKPVTDSGIKKEKVSGLSLKSIQKKREIEARQQEAAPSKDVVLNGEFSETQLQATWNDYVKRLKKQGAKILASILETDLPKLQEKNRIVIELPNETMKINLEREQNKLMSYLKQKLQNTEIRLVINVNEQSAKKYAFTPIEKYNKLKEKNPLIEKLRSTFDLDV
- the miaE gene encoding tRNA-(ms[2]io[6]A)-hydroxylase: MLGLKLPTDPRWANIAEKNIEEILIDHAYCEQKAASTAISLIVSFPEYPELIDEMIALSREEMGHFKMVHEQLLKRGYVLGRDRKDEYVNQLIRFFPKGGSRTTQLVHRLLIAGLIEARSCERFRLLSEQLKDKELAEFYHKLMVSEANHYTMFLKFARKYGEREEVDRKWQDLLDFEAEIMKDLGNDKTIHG
- a CDS encoding Ppx/GppA phosphatase family protein, producing the protein MITQKNYAAIDIGSNAVRLLVSTITEQKGREDTDFRKTSLVRVPIRLGEDVFEKSMISEKNIERMVDTMQAFNLLMKSHGIEKYKACATSAMREAKNGAEVVEKIKAKTGVEIEIIDGNHEAAIIAATDLHELIKNDCNYLYVDVGGGSTEYTLYSSGKTVASRSFKVGTVRLLNDLIDDGAWEEMEKWVRETTKPYKKIDLIGSGGNINNIFKTSGKKEGKPLSLAYIKKYNDLLNSLSYEERVMDLKLKSDRADVIIPASKIYLSSMKWARADNIFVPKIGLADGIIKSLYNDNNN
- the ppk1 gene encoding polyphosphate kinase 1, which codes for MPQKKYLNRELSWLQFNARVLQEAEDETVPLIERLRFLGIFSNNLDEFFKVRYATVKRIDLAGKAGKSVLGGIKASKLLEEITQIVIEHQAKSLQVLHDIQHQLKDHNIHIINEKQVSDSQQKFIKDFFLSKVSPALVTIILNDLQEIPSLKDSAAYLAVKMVMKEEKPQKGISKVLDKTEKEQKYVLIEIPRSIERFVVLPAENGNQYIILLDDLIRYNLGTIFNIFEYESISAHMIKITRDAELDIDSDLSKSFIEKISSSVKDRIKGEPVRFVYDMNIADDTLSYLMNKMGIESTDSIIPGGRYHNRRDYMNFPSLGREDLLYKPIEPLPIPGLILQTSLFGSIAKKDFLLYAPYQSFAYTVKFLREAALDPKVKTIKITIYRLAKISHIASSLINAVKNGKKVIVQIELRARFDEVANIRYAEQMQAEGVQLIFGVPGLKVHCKACVIEREEEGKTKRYGFISTGNFNESTSRIYTDYTLFTAHPEILKEVNKVFDFFEINYKVNKYKHLIVSPHYSRNAFVSLIQKEIENSREGRPSGIALKLNSLSDYPMIDKLYQASQAGVKIKLIVRGVCCLIPGVEGLSENIEVISIVDKFLEHPRVFIFKNAGNSKVYISSADWMTRNLDLRVEISCPIYDEDIKKEIIETFDISWHDNVKARMITSKQDNAYRNSSINKHRSQFELYDYYLKKLPETEPAKK
- a CDS encoding SixA phosphatase family protein is translated as MKQLILVRHGKSSWENNLPDEKRPLKKRAYNDAAVVLKTFKEFVSGNLTLWSSPAVRAHTTAKLFKEELQIPEDRFTVKKDLYTFDENQLLSVIKSCPNEIEKLMVFGHNPAMTGMVNRLGDKPLDNLPTTGLCVIDFDCDSWRDLKTGKTLLQLFPKNLR
- the pdxH gene encoding pyridoxamine 5'-phosphate oxidase — encoded protein: MQKSLENYRQSYGKSELLEENIPSVPLPLFTAWFEEAEAHPKIAEVNAMSLATCGIEGFPKNRIVLLKSFGVNGFSFYTNYNSEKGKEIEENPRVCLSFFWPALERQVIIKGIAMKISEEESAAYFASRPRGSQLGAWASNQSNILGSREELELQLKEVEERYKNREVEKPQYWGGYLVTPRSFEFWQGRNNRLHDRIIYEFIEKDTWERNRLSP